Below is a genomic region from Fusarium oxysporum Fo47 chromosome VIII, complete sequence.
ATGGCCTCAAGCCGATCACGAAGAAGACCTTCTCGCCTGCGCAATGAAGTTCCCCGTAGCCCTGACGACAACAAGGTGCACGACCTATTCAAGTTTACTCGGGCGCGTCTCAGTGATATTCCTTACAAGCATGCTATGGGTGCCAACAGTGCTCGTCTCACCAATGATGATCTGCGCCGTCAAatgctcaacaccatcttcgGATGGAAcaaagaagttgaagacCTGATTAGGGATGAGATGAGTAGGCATCCCCAAGGATCTCCCAGCCGCATTCTATTGGCCAAATGGCTTGGTGATATCGATCCCAATATCATGAACACAAACTTCGAGAACATGACTTCTTCTGACTGGATGTTGTTGGCTCTGAGTGGCATCGGCGGCCATACCTCACAACAGAAGCTTGGCCATACGTACGTCCAGCGCCTACTTGAGGCTGGCGACGTGCACGCAGCAGTTACGATTATGCTTGGTATGGGTGATCACAACGACGCCATCGAGGTTTATATCTCTCACAAGCGCTACATGGAGGCGCTGATCCTCACATGCCTCTCAGCCCCTAGTGTTTGGGAACGACAAGCTGCCATTATCAGAAAATGGGGAGAGTGGGCAGTTCAACATGGCCAACAGCAGCTAGCTATCCGATGCTTTGCTTGCACCGACCAGGAATCTACTGAGCCTTGGACTTCTCCATCCGCCGCGCAGCTGAACTTCCAGACTATGACTCCCAGTATTCCTGAGATCTTAAGCCCGCCTCTCTCACCTCCGGGTGTTCAACGTGGCCCCCAACGCAGCATCGCAAAGACCTCTgctctcaagctcatcacctCATTTGGTGATCAAACGCAAAAGTCAAAGTTCTTTGCTGGCGACGGTGGTCAAACCCCGATTGCCGCGGGTGTTACCCCTATCGCTGACTCTGCCGGCTCTCCCGCTTTCTCTCATGCCTCCAACAACGAGGCCACGACAGCCTTCCTTCGCCCTTCAAACAATAGCAGATTCAATACCCCAGTCTCTGCCCGAGGACGTGGGCGTTTGCCATCCATTGGTGAGATTCCCTCAGACCTCAACCGGGAGGCACTTCGATCTGCTGAACTGTCTGCTGTGCCATATGACTATGAGCCTCGATCTGGTCATGCTCGAACACCATCTGGCAATGACAACATGATGATGGGTACCGCATTACAGCGCGCTGCTACTGCGAGCccgatgatgatgcgagAGCACGCTCAACGCGTTGTCCAACCAAGTGAGGGCGATtttccaccaccacctgACCAGGCTACTATGTTGAAGATGCAACAAGCATCACGTAATCATCGCAATGGCTCCCGTGACCGCATTCCTGTGGGCGTGAATCTACAGCTGCATCCTGGGCCGGCTCACGACGACATTACATCTCCAGAGCAGTCAGTTACTTCTTCTACCCGCTACCACTGGCCAACTCGCCGCAGAGGTCCTGCCTCTGTGACAAGTTCTGTCACTTCTGCATCAAGCGCTGGAAGAAGTCTTCGCCATCAAGCTGTGCGCAACCGAGAAGATTACATCCATAGCTTGGATGCTGCCAATCACTACTCCAAGAGACAGCGCAGTCGTCAGCGTAGCCATTCAAGAACTCGGGATGCTTCACGCAGTCGTCCTGGAAGCCGAGAGCGAACTGCACGCTCCCGAGAACCTTCTGAGGAACGTGGACGTGTCAGTGCTCGCAATTGGCCCAAGGCGAAACGATCGCCTACTTCCCCCATCCCCATGTCCCCAGAGGACTTGCTGAACTTGAGCACTCCGCGACATGGTCAGGTCGCTGAGCCAAACACAGTACGCAAGGTTAGCGGATCAACTGCCAAGCCAAAGAGCCGTAATTCAAGCCGTGGAAGCCGTCGCAGGAGCCCAGAAGGCCGCTCTCGCCCGCCAGCTCTTACACTTCGTGGCCGAAGTCAAGGCCGGGAGAGTTCTGCACAGCgttctccttcttcaccatTGCCTCTGAGTGCTGCCATTCACCATTATCAAGGctctgaggatgaagaggactACAGAGCAGCCATGGCTGCCCAAGAGGAATTCAGGAACAAGCACAGCCGCAGTGGCAGCCGAGGTCTTGGCTCACCGGCCTTGAGCAAGCAAGATGCTTCGGAGCACCGACGCAGGGCCAACTCTGAGGTCGCCAACTTCGACGGTTCTATCTCTGTTCACGGCAGAGCTGCCTCAACTGAGCATGCTGGTGACCTCAAGCAAATGAAGGACGAGCGTCAACGAAAGAAGGAACAAGCTGCACGGGAACTCGAGGAGCGCCGCAAGTCTCTGGCCAAGCGCGCCCAAACACCCTCAATCCCTCATCCTAACGAGTTCTCTCCCGCGCTTGCGATTACGGTTGAGACTGCTGAGCCAAAGCCGCTGCCTGACGACATCCCACCTCGCAGTGCTACTGAGCCACCACAAAGGAGCATGTACGCCCGTAGCGGACCCGTTATCGGACTTCCAGCCACCCCAAAAGCCATGCGACTTATCATTGAGGGCAACCATGATCAATCAGGAAGCACCCCCAGGCCGGATGTGCCTAGTATCCCAGCTGGCTTTTCTCAGCGATATTCGCCAGAAACTTCACCTCAACAGTCGCCTGAGAGAGAGGAGCCAGTTGCCGAGCCCAGTCTCACTCTGCTGCCATCCACCGTCTACCAGCCACCAGCGCGACCTCCTATTCCTCGTAGCATGTCAGCTCCCATTCCTGATGAGCCTGGCCAGCGCCCTGCTCGCTTCGCACGCAAGAACAGTGTTGGACGCATTGAAGAAGTTGTCCCTGGTGAGCGACGACGTTCTCACGAAGACCCTATGCccccccctcctcctcctccagcacCCCCTGTTCTTAAGGAACTCAGGCATTTGGCTTCACCACCCCCACCGCCTCCTGCCCCTCTGCAACACGCCCAGCGACATCAGCAGGCTGGCGCTGTTGCATCAGGCATGATTGAGATTGTCATGGACGACGATTTATCATCTGGTAATGATCAAGCTTCAGAGGCCAGCCCTCCGGCTCCAGCTTCCCACAGGAGCCACAACCGAGGCCGAAGCATTGgagacagcagcagcatctcAGGCCGCATTCACAAGGCCACTGAGCGACTTCGTTCTGCCAGCCGCAGTCGAAAGGAGTATGTCCGGTCTCCTCCTTTTGAGGCTCCCTACGAAAGCATTCCCATGCCTCGACAGATGAAGTCTCCCCCACCAGTGTCATTCAACCCCGATGTTTTGCGTTCGCCAATTGATTCTCGAAACAAGCACTTGTCGACTGGCTTGAACCGAAACGAGATGATCTAGGAAGTCTCTCGCGACGGTGGCCAGCGCGCTGTGCAttattttcttcctttctaCCACTCCCTATAAACCTTTGTATTGTTCGATTCTGTGCATGGCGATCGGCGTTCTCTCTCATCACGAGTCGATACCATAGTCCTTCAAGGCTCGCATTTTGGCATTATACTTCTTTGTCCTTTTCTTCAAGGATTTAGCTGTATGACGACTGGAAACTATTGCATCTTGTTTCTCTCTTCGCTCTTGATATCACTTTCGGATCTCTCAAGGCCCTTTTCGCATTATTGGCAAGGATGCCAATGAACGTATACGACTTTACATTTCTTTTGGTCGGACCATGAAGGTTTCTGCAAATTATGACCACATTTACTTACAGACTATGtttgaggaggatggaggCAGTACTCGTACTGTATCTTGTTATATTTACATGAAGGCGGAATGTTGGAGGTAGTAAATATTGGGTATCGGGGAGATCAAGGTTGACGGAGGCTGATGGAGGAGAAAAATGGGTGAAGTGATAGGGGATTAACGTAGCGACTGCTTTATACAATGTTGCCTCGCGGTACTTGTTTGAGTTAGGGGATGAGGAAAAGGGAATTGGAAATGGAAATGGGTGAAAGATGGGTAGGAATGGATTGAAACAAGCTGGATTGGAAATGCATTTTGATTCCCCCGGAGGGTTTTAGTACTTACGAATTGAATGAACAGCTGCTTTGCATTATGGTTATACTCGATAATAATTGTGTGTATGTGTGTGTTGGGAGCAGATTTCCTGGAGCGAAGGAGTGGTGATAGCTTCACGTCTGCCAGGTATGAGATGCACTTGAGGGTTCGAATCACCCCAACCCGATGTCGTATAAGTACAAGAAGCTGATATGTGATTGACTGACTATAGAAGAGGTTGTATCGATATTTTAGAATGGTGTTGTCTGTTGGTGTCAATGGTCAAAAAATGCAAAAAAAGACAGTTGGCTGCTCCATCTCATCCACTTGCCATCCCAAATCCCCCCGCACTAACGTGTTCCCACCCGCCACGCGACGGGGGAGAGATCTCTGCAGAGTGAAACCTCCCTCAAGGGTCATCTCCAGTGCTTAGGGCCGCAAAGTTCCAGCATCGTGAGTTACCTGCACGAGTGGGCGGCCACCGCAGCGTTCGGACGGGGCGCGGCGGAGGGCTGAGGTACCGAAGTACTACAGTATTGGGATGGGCGGTTGAGCGGGTTTGAGCGCCTTCACCGTTAGACCATTACAGTCGGGGATCATGTCAATACTGACAACTTATATACCCTTCCTCTCAATTGTGGCTGGTGGGGCGGTGTTGGGGCGCTACAGTGGGTGACACCTGTAGCTTCAGTGGATCACCAGTGAACAGCTTCGATTCACCCTTCAACACCACTGCAATCGCATTGCGATCACAATTACACAGCACAACCATGTTGCAATAACAACGATCTCGTTCGACCTCACCGAAGACTCCCTGCCATAAATTCCCCCGAAACACTCTTTACAGCCATGATCGATCATTGAACATACTCCAACCTGTCACAATGCTCTCAACATCGCCCCGTCTTCTCATTCGACATCCCTCTCCAACAACCGCCGAATTCACAGTCACGACTCTCCGGCCGATACCACCGGCTCTACATACACTACTTATCATCTCTCGAATTCTCCTCTCGATCTTCGCCCTTCTTCTACTCCACGCGCGCCTGACTCTACATCCTCTCTTTGCCTACGCCCCTCCCTCTCTCCTCAAGATCATACCAGCTTCATACCTCCGTGCACCAACTTCGACAGCGGCCCTTGCGCAAAACATACCATTATCTGTCCTCGTTCCCGCGAGTATAGCTGTGCTATGGCTATCCAGTCGAAGAGGCTACGCCAGCGAGAGCATTCTTGTCATGAGAGGCTTGGGTGTACAGACTAGTGAAAGTCCAGGGAGTTATCTTGCTGGTACAGCGACGAGGTTCATACCAACCGAGAAGATCCAAGACATTCTTGTCAATGAAGCGTTTCTCGGGTTTGAGGTAAGATACTACCTCATTGTTATAGTTGAGGGCGAGGATGACGTGGTGGTTGTATTTCCAGGCTTGTTACCACGACGAAAGATTGTGGAAGAAGTTTGGAGGGGTGTTCGGCGGTGTTTGTATGAGCAAAGAGGAGAGGATAAATCACTGGGCTAAAAGGAATTATACCCATAGAGGAGCGTTTAACACATGGATGTGTCCAGTATACGATGATATGatttaattctttatttatttttatactGAAAGGCATTGTGCGATGTCTACTCATCCATGGCCTCATCTACCTTTCGCTTTCCAATGCCCTTCTGGTTTCGCATATCTTCTGAACTAGCATACCCCTTTCTGATAGCATATCTCTCATTCTGCTCTTCAGGAGACTGCAGTTTAACTTTTTGCAGCAATGGCACGTAGCGGCCACCCATGCGACCACCGTTGCCACCCTCGTAGACAACTACACTGTTCGCCTGCTTGCCCGAGGGCTCAGGACGAGTGACATGCCTCGAGGGATCTTTGCTGCGCTGTGTAGACACCATTTGCAATAATTGGTTCGAGAGCAACTCGTCCAACTTGCGCTCCCGCCAATACGCCCACATACCATCCATGACACCAAAGGGACCAGGCTTGCTAAGCGCAGGGTCATCTGCAAGGTACACCCAGTCAAGGCCATCGGTCTTCTTCGCCGCGGGGTCAACGGGGGCAGCATCTAGACCAGGGAAGATGCAGTCCCAGAGCACTAGGGGCACTTCATCTGCCATGACATAGTTAGGCTTGCAGGGGTTGGCTTCAACGTCGAGCAGAGTCGTCACAACGTCAGGTGTCTCCAACTTCTGACCTGCAAGGAAGAGTACAGCAACCATGTGACGAATCTGGTGCCACAAGAACGCGGACCCTCGGACGTTGAACGAGTACACCTTGGGGTACACGGTGCCATCGTTGGGCAAGCCTCCTGCAGGGACATACTGGGATCCAGAAAGATATGGCAAAGCTGAGCTGACGTCCTTGACCTCTTCGATATCGGCCTCGTAAATTGTGCGAACAAAGTTTGTGATCTGCTTTCCAGGGTCGATCTTGCAAAAGTTGCGGAAATCATGCTCGCCTTCGTAGCGCTTAGCCGCCTCGCGCATCGCCTCAATGTCGAGCCAACCATTCCTTGCACCACCAGCGCTGGGTTCAGGAGTGAAAGCAGGTTGTGTAAAGAAATATCGGTATTGACGCTCGCGACATGAGAAACGAGCGGAGAAGTCTGGTGGCGGAGACGGGCACCAGGCGAGGATGCGAATATCAGGGGGTAGAACACGGTTAAGTAGTCGAGGATATTGAAGctcatccttgatatcatcgaaAGATGGTGTCTCCTCCACgggttcttcttctgcgtTCTCTCCCGCTTGTTCGTCAACGACCATTGCCTCGCCTGCTTCACTTAGACGTCTTCGCTTTTTGGGTAGGGGCCTGTTGCTTCGAACTCGAAGGCCGATGACTTGGCCAAAGGCGCTGACTCCTTTGTCTGTGCGACCGCACTTTGAATACTCGCAGCAGTCAAAATCGACAATCCGTTCATCTTCGGGAAAGATGAGGCATGCTTTTGTGAGAGCATTCCACAGTTCCTCCTCAATCGATGGAGCGTTGGCCATGGCCTGAAACTCAAAGCCACCGTAATTCTTGCCCAGATATGCAAGTTTCAAGGCGATATATCGTGTGGAGTATTTGCTGGGATCCATCTTTCTCTTCCCCTTTGGTTTTGTCCTCTTGGCCTCATCTCCCTCTTCATTCTCAGGCTGAATCTCAGGTTTTGGTTCTGGCCCTGGAGCAGGTCGATTCCTGAGTTCAGCCTCAAGTTCCTTGACTTTCTGAATGAGACCGTTTTTGGTCCATGACTGATAATTCGACTCTGCAGACATGGTGAGGTACTTGGCACCTTTTGACTGCACAGGAAGTTTTGAAGAATCACCACTTGATGATTTTTTTAGTTGAGGTTGGGGTTGCGAGAAATTTCGACTTTTGACTCGGCTGACTAGGCCTTCGAGCGAAGTTTGCCGCCCAAGACAACGGCCAAAGGGTCTCATGAAGTTGGTGGGTTCCAATTTTGGGCGATTATATGCAGACCCATCAGAGTTTACAAGTGGAAAAGGGCTTTGCTGCAGTTCGAGATGTGGCTTGTCTTGTAAATGTGGCTGTGCTAAACACGACGCCACAGTTGGGGGTATACTGATAAGTTACGTACagctctcatctcatctctaTCTCTGGCATTCATTTAATAGACGCCGTATCTGCTCCTCTCGAGCTGGTTCATTTTCCATGCATCAAACTTGAATATAAGCATACTAACGACTTTGGTACTCTCACATGCAAAATGGACCCCGAGGTGATCAAGATTCTCCTTGTAGGCGATGAAAAGTGCGGCAAGACAACCTTTCTCTCGTATGTAGTCTAAATTCCTCCATCGATTCCTCGACGTATCATACTAAATCCATATCCTCAGCCGACTCAGTGCAGGTGAAAAAGCCAACCCGATTCCCATGCTCCGTGATATGGATCAACCTTTCATCTTCGGTATTCAGACAGGAGCCAAAAAGTTTCAATTCGAGTTCTTCGACACATCATGTCCTGATAACTGGAGGACCCTTGACCCTGATGCCATTGTCATTTGTTACGACATCAGCCAACGATTGAGTTTGATCAATATGCAGAGATATGTAAGTATTCCATAAACGGTACCAAGCATGCAACTCAGATTTGATAGTGGAAAGACGAAATCAAGAGATCGTTTCAACGCATCGACACCCTTCCCCTTATCATCCTTGGGCTGAAGCGTGATCTGAGATCGGAGCAAGATCCAAACGGAATTATATATCCGCAAGAAGGATACCAGGTTGCGCAAACTCTGCGAGCTGATCGATATGTTGAGTGTTCGGCAGTTACGGGTGAATTGTTGAAACTGGCGTTTGAAGATTTGTGCAAGACGGCGATGACTCTGACAACGGGCGCAGACAGCCAGAGCGCAAGCACATGCGCAGTATTATGAGATTTGAGGGGCGGCGAGACTTTGATCGAGTAGTGGGAACATGATTTAGTAATTAGTTATTGTATTGGTGGGCTGAGAGCTCAGGCAGCGGCGTCGTTCATAGAAACATCAGcgccctcttcctcagcacCCTCCTCCGCAGCAGGGAATTGGCCAAGGACTTCTGCGATGATATTGACCATGGATTCCTGCTGCTCCTCGTTGAATCGCTCAGACATCTCCTCAACAACAGTATTGAGAGCAGCGACCGAGGCGGGGCGCAGGTTGATGATCATGACGACTTCACCCTTTGCGAGGTTGTAAGGCCGTAAGCGTTCTAGAAGCGTGGATATGCATCCCTCAGTATAGGGGAGGGGTTCTTGGCTTAGAGGACCAGGGTTTGTGCGAAGATATTGGAGGAGCTATGAAGAGTGTCAGTTGTGCTTCTGGGCATTAATTTGATATGAATGAAAAATCTTACTTCGCGAACTACCGTCTCGAGATTTGGGGGACCACGACGCTTGGCATTTTTGTATCGTTCGCGCTGCTCTGATACGTGCTGATACACCTCGTAATTTGTGAGAACAGCCGATTGTGCCTCAAGAATCTTCATGGTGAGTGTTGAGTGAGCTCATGTAACGAGCTGTGAGATTGATACGAAGCATTGAACGAAGGTCTAGATCAAATAGTGGAGTCCAGTATTGCAGAAAGAGGACGGTCTGACACTAGCCAATCAAAAGACCAGTACCTCGACAAGCTCTGAATCAGCGGAGGTGTTCCAGTGGATGCAGGCCTGGAGCGTGCTACAATTCTTGTGCGACACTGGAGGGTTccattttctcttctttttacACTGCAGCTTGTTCCTTTACGATCTGGCTTCTGCTACCTTGTGTGAATTTTGGACGTGGTTTCTTATTGGGCAAAGCTAATACGTGAAGTTGAATGCGGTGTATTTTTGCATGTGAGTCTGGCTAAAAGCTGGGGAAGACTTTGGACACACGTCAGAGTGCATCACTTTAtacctttcttttcttttttccgTCCAATGAATTCTTATCATACATCGAACCAATAAGGGGTTTCAATTATTAGGAGAGAAACCGAGAGATATCCGCTAAGGTTGAGGAGCATCTTGAACATGGACCGGTAGCGGTAGTATGCATATACAGGATCCAATAGGGAGTCATATGATGCCCAATGGCATCATCAAATAGGACAATATGTCGAATTGACAAATTATCTGTCTTAGCTCTTTGCGTGCCACTATGTTCGAAGAAGGAGGTCGCGTGCATCTCCACAGGAAAAGGCATGCATGCAAGCCACTGTTCCAGAACAAAGGTTGACCGATGCCGGCCACATCAGAAGAACAGGAAGCTAGAAGCCTCGATAAGTTCCAGGCTGAGACAATGGTTATGTTTGTTTGTACCTCGTCGTGGAATTTGGACATGGGAGAACAGCCAAGTACCTCAAGCAGTGGTGATCTTTTTGGTCTCGTAAAGCGCCATGTTAAGAGAATAGTTTCTGGGCTGTTCTTCTGAGAACGAACACCTAATGATTTGGGTTGGCACAGATCAAATGACTGACAACCCCTGCCAGGCTGAGCATCCAATGTCGTACAGTTCAAGCAAAAGAGTTTATTGGCACCTTATTCACGGCGTTACGGAGAAAGTTGTTTGGCGGGAGTACCGAGTTTTCCTCTACAACTGCAGAGAATACAATACCAAAAAAGAACAGAGCGGGATATTCGGATTATGATATGGCGGTATGCAACCGCTATCCCTGCTTGAAAATACTTTCAgtctctttttatctctcaTAAATCGATGACCACGGGGGTTCTTAAATGGCGGAACGGGAGAGTTCCAGATGCCCTGACTCTATCCGTAGAGTACCCTGGATACATGAGAATTGGCGGGGGTGGGTACAAGTCAGCCATGtataaggtaggtacctCTGGCTTTTCGAGTTTCAGGTTAATTAGGTATCTTCGAGAGTTATTAGAAGAAAATCCGATATGCAACATAACATAGCTTTGTCAAGCTAAGGACTTGATATAATCCATACTGTAAGTAAAGAATGAGATATCGCAAAGCATCAGATATATCTAAATCGGAAAGTATCAGGCGTCAGTTGTGTCTTAGTATTTTTTAGTAAGTTTACCTTGTGGGAATGTCAACTTGGCGGGTGCCGCCATGTCATCATCTTTTTGGTTGCTGGAGGGTTCCCCCGATCACCTCATGTACCAGGCTCTAATAAATCATCCATTTACAAGCTCAACTTTGACAATGAGCACAACGGATACTTTCTGATTTGACCATAAACTCAGCCTGTCCAACTTGACCCTCTTCCACAAAGGTTATATTTGTTCACTACCTACAAAAGCATTCAACATCTCACACAATGGGTCTGTGATCTCCTTCCACTCCCCATCATCTCCACTCCTCCACCCGGGGACTGCCCGTCGTTACGACCATCGCGCGCCATCCTCGACTATTATTTCGTCGATTGTCGCTTGGCTTTTGTTCTTCTGGGAGTCTCCCTTCGTCAAcatcttctccttggagACAATTTCCGGCTACTTTCACTGTCGAGCGCCTCATAGTAAATATTGTCTGCTCGAAAAATCACACTGCCTCCGACACCGGCAGACCGTCTGTTTACTTGGAGATCCCTGCCCTGTCATCCGGCTTTTGAGCACTGAACACTGAGCCTGAGCCGCCTGCtccagcacagcacagcacagtGACGTCGATTTGGCCCTGTCCGACTCTCCTGTGCGTCAACTTCGGCCCTGAATCCCTGTTGGTCCGCCAAAACGGTATCTGGACGCAGCCATCCAAATTCCCCAATTCCGTCAATAATAGCATCGGCTACAGCGTTCACGGCTTCGCATTGCATTACCGTGCCGTACCGGACActgcttgcttgcttgcttgccaggccaggccaggctAGCCAACTCTTGCAGCACGGTTCGACACTTGAACGACCTATTTCCAATCACACCTCCGCTAAATCCACAAGCTCCCCACCCCACACACTGCCGTTGCTGCGCTCCAAGAACCCGGGGCTGCCATTGACAGAGGCCGAGTTTAAAAAAATTCACAATAGGACGTCAACACAGTTTAAACTTGCAACCTTTCAACCCAGCCTCTATTTCGATCTCGACTGGCTTCAGTCTTACTCCGACCTGTTTCGGATTGTCTCAGgtcttctccatctctgcTTTgtctcatcaacagcagtcGAAACTCCATTCCACCGCTTAGAAGCTCTTGACTCGGTCTCGTTTCCCCCTCAGAgggtaaaaaaaaaaaaaactacGTACTCACCCCTCCGATTCGGGGCCCCTCCGCATCCGTTTTCCGCTTCCGTCCTTCGCCGCATCAAAACTTTTTGCTCTTCTAGCCGACAGCAACCTTCACCTCTACCACAAACCGACACAACTTCACCTTCACCATGGTGCGCAATATTGTTGTTCTGGGAGGCAACTCCCACCCGCAACTCACAGAAAATGTCTGCCAAATTCTTGGTGTTCCGGCAAGCAATCGCATTCTTGGAAAATTCTCTGGCGGCGAGAGCCGTTGCGAAATCAAGGACTCAGTTCGCGGCAAAGATGTCTACATCATACAATCTGGCTCCGGCAATGTAAACGACAACCTCATCGATCTCTGTATCATGATCTCAGCCTGCAAGACTGGCTCTGCGAAACGAGTCACCGCCG
It encodes:
- a CDS encoding RNA polymerase Rpb4-domain-containing protein; protein product: MKILEAQSAVLTNYEVYQHVSEQRERYKNAKRRGPPNLETVVRELLQYLRTNPGPLSQEPLPYTEGCISTLLERLRPYNLAKGEVVMIINLRPASVAALNTVVEEMSERFNEEQQESMVNIIAEVLGQFPAAEEGAEEEGADVSMNDAAA
- a CDS encoding pseudouridine synthase DEG1, translating into MSAESNYQSWTKNGLIQKVKELEAELRNRPAPGPEPKPEIQPENEEGDEAKRTKPKGKRKMDPSKYSTRYIALKLAYLGKNYGGFEFQAMANAPSIEEELWNALTKACLIFPEDERIVDFDCCEYSKCGRTDKGVSAFGQVIGLRVRSNRPLPKKRRRLSEAGEAMVVDEQAGENAEEEPVEETPSFDDIKDELQYPRLLNRVLPPDIRILAWCPSPPPDFSARFSCRERQYRYFFTQPAFTPEPSAGGARNGWLDIEAMREAAKRYEGEHDFRNFCKIDPGKQITNFVRTIYEADIEEVKDVSSALPYLSGSQYVPAGGLPNDGTVYPKVYSFNVRGSAFLWHQIRHMVAVLFLAGQKLETPDVVTTLLDVEANPCKPNYVMADEVPLVLWDCIFPGLDAAPVDPAAKKTDGLDWVYLADDPALSKPGPFGVMDGMWAYWRERKLDELLSNQLLQMVSTQRSKDPSRHVTRPEPSGKQANSVVVYEGGNGGRMGGRYVPLLQKVKLQSPEEQNERYAIRKGYASSEDMRNQKGIGKRKVDEAMDE
- a CDS encoding P-loop containing nucleoside triphosphate hydrolase protein, with amino-acid sequence MDPEVIKILLVGDEKCGKTTFLSRLSAGEKANPIPMLRDMDQPFIFGIQTGAKKFQFEFFDTSCPDNWRTLDPDAIVICYDISQRLSLINMQRYWKDEIKRSFQRIDTLPLIILGLKRDLRSEQDPNGIIYPQEGYQVAQTLRADRYVECSAVTGELLKLAFEDLCKTAMTLTTGADSQSASTCAVL
- a CDS encoding GPI-GlcNAc transferase complex, PIG-H component-domain-containing protein, whose protein sequence is MLSTSPRLLIRHPSPTTAEFTVTTLRPIPPALHTLLIISRILLSIFALLLLHARLTLHPLFAYAPPSLLKIIPASYLRAPTSTAALAQNIPLSVLVPASIAVLWLSSRRGYASESILVMRGLGVQTSESPGSYLAGTATRFIPTEKIQDILVNEAFLGFEVRYYLIVIVEGEDDVVVVFPGLLPRRKIVEEVWRGVRRCLYEQRGEDKSLG